Proteins encoded within one genomic window of Ursus arctos isolate Adak ecotype North America unplaced genomic scaffold, UrsArc2.0 scaffold_9, whole genome shotgun sequence:
- the GPAT3 gene encoding glycerol-3-phosphate acyltransferase 3 isoform X3 — protein MEKGLSGLRGRDFELSDVFYFSKKGLEAIVEDEVTQRFSSEELVSWNLLTRTNINFQYISLRLTTVWVLGVIVRYCVLLPLRVTLAFIGISLLVIGTTLVGQLPDSSLKNWLSELVHLTCCRICVRALSGTIHYHNKQYRPQKGGICVANHTSPIDVLILTTDGCYAMVGQVHGGLMGIIQRAMVKACPHVWFERSEMKDRHLVTKRLKEHIADKKKLPILIFPEGTCINNTSVMMFKKGSFEIGGTIHPVAIKYNPQFGDAFWNSSKYNMVSYLLRMMTSWAIVCDVWYMPPMTREEGEDAVQFANRVKSAIAVQGGLTELPWDGGLKRAKVKDTFKEEQQKNYSKMIVGNGSL, from the exons ATGGAAAAAGGGCTCTCTGGTCTGCGAGGAAGGGACTTTGAGCTGTCTGACGTGTTTTATTTCTCCAAGAAGGGCTTGGAAGCCATTGTGGAAGATGAAGTGACTCAAAGGTTCTCCTCAGAGGAGCTAGTATCATGGAATCTCCTCACAAGGACCAATATAAATTTCCAGTACATCAGTCTGCGGCTCACCACGGTGTGGGTGCTGGGCGTCATAGTACGCTACTGTGTCCTACTACCCCTGAG ggtTACCTTGGCTTTCATTGGGATCAGTTTGTTGGTTATAGGAACTACACTGGTTGGGCAGCTGCCAGACAGCAG ccTCAAAAACTGGCTGAGCGAACTGGTCCACCTGACTTGCTGCCGGATCTGTGTGCGAGCCCTCTCTGGTACCATTCATTACCATAACAA GCAGTACAGACCCCAGAAGGGAGGCATTTGTGTTGCCAACCATACTTCCCCAATAGATGTTTTGATCTTGACCACGGACGGATGCTATGCTATG GTTGGCCAAGTCCATGGTGGATTGATGGGAATTATTCAGAGAGCTATGGTCAAGGCTTGTCCACATGTCTGGTTTGAACGCTCAGAAATGAAGGATCGACACTTGGTCACTAAGAG actAAAAGAACACATTGCTGATAAGAAAAAGCTACCCATATTAATCTTTCCTGAAG GGACTTGCATCAACAACACTTCAGTCATGATGTTTAAAAAGGGAAGCTTTGAAATTGGAGGAACCATACACCCAGTTGCAATTAAG tacAACCCTCAGTTTGGGGATGCGTTTTGGAACAGTAGTAAATACAACATGGTGAGCTACCTGCTTCGAATGATGACCAGCTGGGCCATCGTCTGTGACGTGTGGTACATGCCCCCCATGACCAGAGAG gAAGGAGAAGACGCCGTCCAGTTTGCTAACAGGGTTAAATCTGCCATTGCTGTGCAGGGAGGATTGACTGAGCTTCCCTG